Below is a genomic region from Spirosoma radiotolerans.
CGCTACTGGGTAGATCCCTATCAGTTGGTACCCTTGTATTTACTGCTACAAGCGCTGTTTTATATCCATGTGGGAGAAGAAGTACTGACCCACTTTAATCAGCAAATTACGGCTCTTTCCGGACATGCCTGGCCGGATGAGGAGTTTAACTACCTCATCACTCTGGTCGGTCCAGCTATTTGGGTACTAGCGGCCTATAGCCTTTGGCGTGGCCAAGCCTTTGGCCACTTCATTCTCTGGTTTATGATCGTGGGTATGATTCTGGGTGAACCTACCCATATTGTAGTTTTCCCGGTGGTTCGTCTGCTTCGGCAGGGCGGGGGGTACACCTACTTCTCAGGCATGTATACAGCGTTATTCCCCATGATACCGGCTATTCTCGCGCTCTTCAGAATTGTAAGTGAGACCAAGAAACAATCATCTGATATCTATGAGAAACAGGCTTGATCAAGCTATAATACAGAGTTTCCTGCTATTTGTCATGGTCAGTGCCCCCTGTTGGGGTCATGGCTTTGGGGGCAATGGCCTGCTTCACCCACTGACGGGACCAGACCATGTGCTGGCTATGCTGGCCGTTGGCATCTGGAGTGCTCAGGTAGGGGGCCTAGCTCTGTACATGGTGCCCGGCTGTTTCTTGGGCATGATGGTGGTAGGGGGATTAGTAGGTCTTTGTCAGCTTGTGGAGCAATCGAGTGAGTTGATGATTGCCTTATCCGTGCTTGTAGTAGGGGGAGCCATTCTATTGGATAGACGTATATCTGGCTGGATTACCAGTGTAGGAGTAGGATCGTTTGGTTTTAGTCATGGCTTAGCACATGGCCTGGAAATGAATCAGACGGTGACACCGATAACTTATATGATTGGTTTTTTGATTACCACGCTGGGCCTTCACCTGATCGGGGCCGTGGGCGCTTTGTTGCTCCTGGAAGACAAGCATGGCCGCCGGTACATACAGCTGCTGGGTGCCGGAATAGGGCTACTTGGCGTTTGGTTATTATTAAAATAAACTTAACTCCGACTGGCCAACTCTTCACAATGTGCCGATCAATTGATAATCAACCATATGTAAACCAAGTCGCCAAAACTACCTTTCCTCTACGTCTCCTTAAACGCTCATTTATAAAACAAAGGAACGTTCATGTGTCTAGTATAAAAATTTGGGCGTATAAAAAGATCAAGCTATCATCAATTACATGCCCTTTCAACCCTGTGACGTGTTCAGTGAAAAGTAGCAAGCCCTGTTTTAGTAGTCCACTGAGTTAAAGTATGCTAACCTCAATGTTCAGTTAAATCTAGCCGCTCTTTTGACAGGTTCAGCCACTTTCTTAATTAGTATTTACTACGACTTGGAATTTCCTGTTTGCTATTTTATTGGTAATCCTCATCTCTAGGGGCCGTGTAACTGTACTGAGTCTAATACCAATCCACCTGGAGGCTTAGATACACAGGAAGCCGAGCCTTTTGACAATCTAACTCATTATGTCAAGGCAAATCTGTGGAGCCTGCCGCCACGCTGGCTGTCGAAGCAGTAGGGAAGATTACGCTCGTGAATTATGGAAAGTAACTACAACAGAAAAGTAAGCTTGAAAAATGATATAATGAATATTAAGCCGAAGGCATATAATGTCGTGTCTACAAGATAGATAATCGTTTTTTGTTCACCCATGATTTCATTACAGGTTAGAGCTTAGCCTGTACTTAATGGTATTTTAATCTTTTACGAGAGTATAGGTTTTAGTATTATTCTTTATTAATTTATTTAAAGTAATCATCTTTAATAAGAGAAAAACTTTAGAAATTAAATAAACTCTTCGTATTTAATTCTCAGCCGTTTATACCAGAATGGCTTATAGAGCCTGTTTTAAAAAGCATTAAAATTTTAAAGGATTTTTTAATTAATTCTTTAGGATGTCGTGAAATAATGGAATGATGAGCGGTATAACTAGTTGTCTATGAGTATTTTCTGCAATAAATCTGGACTTTGTCTGGGCACAGAAAATCGCGACTTAGTTCTACATAGTTTGCTATACAATTTTACTTTTTTACATCTTAACTCACAAAACGTATGAAAATGACTATACAGAAATGCATCTGTAGAATTGGCAGGTTTACGCAGTTTATTCTGTTAAATGTTTTATTGTCAAAACTACTCATTGTGAACGCTGGTGTTCCTACTCAAAGAACGACAGCAGATATACTTATTTCCGGAAAAGTTATCGATTCGGAAACTCAAACAGCAGTGCCGGGGGTGAACATTATTATTAAAGGAACCGGGACCGGAACAACAACAGATACAGAGGGAAATTATAAAATTTCTGTGCCAAATACTTTGGCAACTTTAGTATTCAGCTTTGTCGGTTATGTCAGTCAGGAAGTAAAAGTTGGAAACCGGAGCACGGTCAACATTACGCTGGTATCCGACGCAAAAGCCCTCGGTGAAGTCGTGGTTATTGGTTACGGCACAGTAAAGAAATCTGACTTGACTGGGGCGGTAGCGACGATCAAAGGAGAGGAGCTGATGGACAAACCCGTACCCAACGTCTCGCAGGCATTGCAGGGAAAAATAGCTGGGGTTGAGGTCAGCGTAAACAGCAACGCACCCGGAGCAGCCGCCAAAGTACGGGTTCGTGGTTTAGGGTCGATCAACTCGAACATCGACCCGCTCTACGTTGTCGACGGCGTGATTGGGGTGGATGGCAACTCCATTAATCCAAATGACATTGCATCACTGGAAGTACTGAAAGATGCCTCGTCAACGGCAATTTATGGGGCGCGGGGTGCCAACGGGGTTATTCTGATTACTACCAAACGGGGCCGGTCAGGCGCTGCCCGTGTTACGTATTCCGGCGATGTAAACGTGAGCGAACTGTACCGTCATGTCAAAACGCTGAATTCGGATGAGTTTGTCCAGGTCTATAATCAGGCGTTCGCCAATGGCAGCAAGTTCGACCCCAACGGCGCGACCTGGACACCCCTGGCTCCGCTCGACCACGCTCATTTTCCACTGCTGTTCGACACGAACAACAAGCCTCTGTATAACACCAATTGGGAAAAAGAAGTCTACAAGCCTGCTTTCTCCCAGAATCAGAATCTGAACATTCAGGGGGGGAACGATAAAACCGTATACAGCCTATCACTGGGATATCTGGATCAGAATGGCCTGATGATCAACTCCGGTTTTAAGCGGTACTCGGTTCGGTTAACGCTCGATAACAACGTTAACAAATGGTTGAAAATAGGTGGTACTGTTTCCGTTATCAACAGCCGGCAAAAGGTAGTTTCGGATGGAAACGGTGGCTTGAACGTTCCCCGCGCTGTTACGGAAGAAGTGCCGATTGTACCGGTAAAATACCCGGATGGTACCTGGGCGGGTAATAATGACATTGCTGGTCTGGAAGGAGCCCCTAACCCGGTCAATACGGCCACGAATCGGTACACGCTCAATAACACGCTGCAGGCGTTGGGCAACGTATATATGCTGTTCCACATCACTAAAGACCTGGACTTCAGAACGGATTTGGGCTACAACGTAAATTACCAGAAAAACAACTTCTTCTCTTCTCAGAACCTGCCGCACATCTCGGCGGATCAGGGTGGGATTGCTGGTATCACCAACAACTCGACCCAGTATTGGCAGTCGGAAAATTACCTGACCTGGAACAAAACCATTAATGAGCATCAACACCTGACCGCCTTGCTGGGAGCCTCCTGGCAGCAGTATAACCAGGAAACCAACTATGTTGAAACCCAGAACTTTATCGACGACATTTTTCAGTGGCACAACCTCGGCTCGGGTTCGGTAAAAAGTTCATCGACCTCCTCGGATTACCAATGGGCCATGAACTCCTACTACGCCCGGTTGAGCTATAACCTCAATGAGAAGTACTTATTTACGGCCACTGGCCGCTACGATGGATCATCGAAATTCGGGGCCAATAATAAATATGCCTTTTTCCCATCTGCCGGAGCCGCCTGGCGCGTATCGGAAGAGGATTTCCTGAAAGGCAACAAAACCATTACCAATTTAAAAGTACGGGCAAGCTACGGCTTATCGGGTAATCAGGAAATTGGTCAGTACCGCTCCATTGCGCAGATTCAGCCGACCAACACCATATTAGGAGGCACCCAGCAATCGGCCCTGTTGCCTAGCTACCTGGGTAACCCCAATCTGAAATGGGAAAAATCGCAGCAATTCGACGCGGGGGTGGAACTGGGTATCGGCGAGGCCATCAACCTGACCGTTGATTATTACAACCGGGTTACCAAAGACCTGTTGTTGCAGGCGCCCATCCCGTGGTCGGCGGGTGAGCAGAATGCCAATGTCTACCAGAATATCGGCTCGGTCCGAAACTCGGGTATAGAAGTAAGCTTGAACAGTACGAACATCCGGAAAAACAACTTTACCTGGACGAGCAGTGTCGTTTTTGCGTCGAACAGGAACCGGATTTTAAAGCTCAATAATGGCAATGCAGATATTTTTCCCGGTCCTAATTTTCTAGGTCAGACAAACATTCTGCGGGTGGGCGAGCCCATTGGATCTCTGTGGGGCATGACCCGGCTGGGTACGTACGGTTCCAATGAGGCTGATGAAGCCGCCAAGCACAACCTCAAGCCCGGCGACCGGAAGTATATCTATAATGCCGATGGCAGCAACTACTACAGCATCATTGGCCGCACAACGCCCAAATGGACGGGCGTACTGAGCAACACCTTCAAGTACGGCAACTGGGATCTCACCGCCGATATCCGCTTTGTGCAGGGTATCAACACGGCGGCCACGTTCAAGCATTCTACCGAAGATCGGCAGACGCTGGCAAACAGCCTGGCCACCGTGCTGGATGCCTGGACACCTGACCACCAGAATACCATGATTTCGCAGGTGCGTAACTACAAATTTGCGCAGGATTCGCACTTCGATACGTGGTGGGTAGAAGATGGCTCGTTTATTCGTGGGCAAAACTTTGTACTGGGTTACAACTTTGCCAATTCTGCCTTACAGCGGTTGAAAGTGAATCGGCTGCGGGTCTATGCGAGTGTACAGAACCTGTTCATCATCACCAAGTACAGCGGTTACGATCCGGAGGTGGATACGTTCAATGCGGGGTACGGATCAAACAGCGCCTTTTCGCAAAACCTCGATTTCTTTTCCTATCCCCGGCCCCGCGTCTGGAATCTGGGCGTAAACCTCACTTTTTAACTTTCTTTACGAAACGTCATGAAAATAGTCAGATATAGTTTAGTCGTCCTTGCCCTGCTGACAATGGGGGGCTGCAAAGAGTTCTTACAGGAAAATCCAACCGGGTTTATTTCACCCTCTTCCAATGTTTCGAGCGTAAAAGTTGCCCGTGCCTACGCCAATGCGGGCTATGCTAGCCTGCAGGGTTTTCTGTCTGGCCAGCCCGCGTCCTATGGTGGTAATACCTGGAACCTGCTGGAGTTTGTGACCGGCAAAGTCAATAGCGATTTAGGGCAGACCGGGTTTGCTACGTTTCAGAAGCTGGCCTACAACAACTCGTCCTTTTATTTTGATACCTGGTGGCAGCAAATGTACCTAGGGATCGGGAACTGTAATCTGGCCATTCAGAGCATTCCCTCGATCAATGCCAGTGGACTAACGGACGAGCAGAAAACGAATATGCTGGCAGAGGTGCATACCCTCAGAGCCCTGTATTATTTTCAGTTGGTGCGCATGTACGGGGCGGTACCGAGTGTAACCAGCACACCTACCGATTTGAATCTGAATGTTCCCCGCACACCGGCGAAGGACATCTATGATAAGATCATTATTCCCGATTTGCTTCTGGCCGAAAAATCGACGCTACCCTGGCAGGATAATACGGGGAAGGTGTCGATGGGCGCTGTCGAATCGCTGTTAGCTGATGTATATCTGACCTATGCGGGTGCGGCTATCAACGGTGGCGCGCAGTTTTACGCCGAATCGGCAAAACGATCGCTGAATGTGATTCAAAACGGTGGCTATACCTTATTCCCAGAATACACAGATATGATAAACCCGGCCAATAAGAACCTGGGCGAATTTATTCTGCAGGTACAGTATGCCGCCAGCGTTCCATCCATTAACCCGCTGACGCCCCTCACGATTCCCAACTATTCGGGCATCTCGAAATATGCTGATGAATACGGGTCTGTGTACCCGACGGATCAGTTTATGAAGTCGTTCCCGGCGGGCGACAAGCGGGCGCAGGACCGGCAGTTTGTATACCGGTCCTATCCCAGTCTGAAAACGGGCGAGACCGTAACGTTCAGAAACACGTACATTTATAAGTGGTTCGATGTGAACGCGGTAACGAATACGGCCAAGTCCGACCTCAATTATACACTGTACCGGCTGGCCGATGTGTATCTGATGTATGCCGAAGCATCTAACCGGGCCGAGGGCTCACCTAATGCGAAAGCAGTTGATTACGTCAATAAAATTCGTGCCCGCGCCAAACTGGCGCCAATCGGTGCATTGAGCCAAACCGCTTTTGAACAGGAGGTGTGGTTGCAGCGCTATTTTGAGTTGTGCTTCGAAAACAAGATGTGGTTCGACATGATTCGTACCCGTAAAGTACACAATGACGTGACGGGTAACTGGGACGATTTTGTGGGGCACAGAACGGTGTTCGACGCTACATTTACCGAAAAGAATCTGCTCTTTCCTGTGCCTCTTCAGGAGTTGAACGTAAACCCGAACCTGTTGCCTAATAATACCGGTTATTAGGTAACCTTCAGGGAAATCATTTCTGCTAAATCGTCAGGGGTATGTTCAGTAACGAGCGCACCACTGATGATTTAATAGAAATGACTTCCCCTGAATCTGTTGCCAGTAGTAGGCTTTCTCCTTTTTTAGCTTCTCATACATTAAGAAACGTTATTGGGTCAACTAAAAAGCAACTCATCATGACAGATATCGTGCAACTTCTCGTCGACGAGTTTACCGGTTTTTTTGGTATTCGCCATTGGATGGAGATGTTCCGTTCGGGCGATTACCAGTCGTTGCTTACCTGGAAGGGCCTCCAGTCGGCTCTTTCTCCACTGATTCCGATCCTGTTACTGATCGAACTGGTTCGGGGAGGTTTGTACCGCACCTTTAAGGTGGAAAATTATAAGATGCCCTTTTTGATCTACATTGTCAACCGCTTTATTTCCCGGTATCTCTCCATTGGCGCAGTGGCTTATTGCATCGGCTTATTTGAAGGCCACGGTTTGTTGAAGGCTGACCTTACCTGGTACTGGTTCATCTACGGGTATATCGTTTGGGAACTCGCTCACTTTGTCTACCATTATCTGGGCCATAAAGTGCGGCTATTTTGGTGCCTGCACTCTACTCATCATGCACCGGAAGACATGAACCTTTCGGTTACGTATGCTCACTTTTTTCTGGAGGCTCCTTACGCTGATATCATCCGGACTACCATTTGTCTGTTACTCGGGGTGACACCCCCACTTTTGTTTCTCATCATGTTCATTGATGGGACCTGGGGTGCTTTTATCCACGTAGGCGAGAACCTCCTGAAAGACGGTCGGTTGGGTTTTCTCAATAAAATCTTGCTTACTCCCTCACACCACCGCGTGCACCATGCCAAGAATCCGCTTTACATGGACACTAACTTTTGTAATTTATTGCCTATCTGGGACAAAGCTTTTGGAACATTACAACAGGAAGAAAAGGAGTTAAAAATTGAATATGGCATATCCCGTCAGATCAGGCGGGGTCATTTTGGAGATGCTTATTTCGGGGAGTTCTATGCGCTGTTCATCGATATAAAGCGGGCTCCTGGCCTGGTAAATAAGTTCTTATACATCATTATGCCACCTGGTTGGAGCCATACCGGCGATCACAAAACGGCGAAAGTGGTTCGACACACGTATCTTCAGCAAGCTACCGGCGAGCCTGCGGCTCCTGTCAGCTGACCCGCTCTACTGGGTTGTTTAACCGGATGGCTTGTTATAATAACTGTCAACCACTACCCTTAACACTCGGGTCAACTCGTCCTTTTAAGTTTAGATGTTATTCTTAACAGAGGTTTTCTAGTATAAGAAAGGCTGTTAAACTAATGGAATTTGAGCTACGCCTTATTTACGAAACTTATATCAAAAATCAATGTGCCTGATTTTTACGTCAAACGGGTACTAGATACAGATTCAAAACGCCTAGCGTACTTTTTGTCCCGTTACTACGAAAAAAACCGTTTGTAGATAATATACGTGTAATTCCACACGCTTGAAAAGTCTCTTATCTACTGTAATCACACTTGTTGGCTAAGTCAAGAAGCTATGAAAGCGGTAGAAAACTACGAGTTAGGCCTTCTGGTCACCTGCTCGAAGATGACTCAGCCCATGGCAAAGCTGTAGGCCATCAACTTGCCCTGTAGCAGAAGAAGCTGGAGATTAAGCAGCCAGCGGTTGAGATTGTCCGAGTTCCGAAAGGGGTTTATTCAGTCAACCACCCCACCAGATCAGATTGGTACAATCCGGTTTCGTCTTCACCCGATAGCTGACCCATAGGTGTGACTCAGGTCGCCCAGTTTAAGAAAACCTTAACGACCCTCAGCGAGGGCCACTGGGCAAACACCCAAAGCAAGCAAACTTTTTGGCAAGCAATACCGAGTGAAATAGCGGCCCAAATCATCCATTTCCAAGGTGGGGCTGGTCCTCGGGTTCCGGAGCATCAACTTGAAGCTTACCTACAGGCCCGGAATTATCTTCAAGAAACAAGGATAGCCATCTCATTACGGTGTTGATTATGTTTGGGGAACGCCTTTGTACCAACATGGCTCAATACTACTTATGCCAACGAAAACGTACGGGCTATCCCAATAAGCTTACTTACCACTACGCGACAGATGAATTGGAAACCGATGTCCTTCCTAAAACCATAAGTCAAGGGTTTTTGGACGGTTCGGTTGGCACAATCAGCTATTCGACTCAATTAGTATATCGACGGACCCCTTGATGATAAGGGAACGATTGATTCGTAGCCGACAAGGTATTTTACTAACTAATCTTACCGCCTATGAAAGCTTTCACTATCATTTTGTTCTTGTTCAGTTTATTCGGCTGTCACAAGAATCCGCTAGTGCCTCAAGAGGTTAAAGCCACCCTCACTGGCTATCTGGTTAGCCCCGATGACTGTAACAGCGGCCTGGTCATGTATATGCTGCAAAAAGGGGCGTTTTTAAAACGCCTTTATTTTAGCGAGATTACCAATAAATGTCACAAACGTGAGTCATTTGTACTATATTTGTGACATGAAAGGGACGAAGGAAAAATTGATTGAAGCGGCAGTTGTTGCCCTCAACCGAGATGAATCGGCCACCATTGAACAGATCGCTGCCGTGGCCGGAGTGACCCGACGAACGGTACATCGCTATTTCAACGACCGGAGTACATTGGTGCATGAATGTAAACAAACGATGCTCCGAGTTTGCAATCTCAAAATGACGGAGGCCTACCAAAGTAGTCAGCAACCCGCCCTTCAGCTTGAAAACATGTTCTATGCCGCTTTGGAAGTAGGAATTCAATATTCGTTTGTCAAAAAACTCTTCAAGCGCAATCAGTACACGGATCTGGTTGACAAACATGAACTGGCCTATGATGATGTGAAAGCCAACTGGTTTAAGTTAGTCGAGCGCCTTCAGCAACAGGGAGCCATTGATAAAAAGCTATCCATTCCCTGGATCTACAATTTGTTTGGCGGTATGGTCGACATCGCTATCGACGCTCAGCAAGCAGGCGACGTGGCTCGCAACGACATTAAAACATTTTCGTGGACCTCATTCAAAGGAAGTATTGGCCTTCAATAACCAGCCATCCAACGTATGCAATCAACCAACACAGCCGACAACTATGTCGATAACGAATTAGTCAAACAGCTTCCCGGTTTCACCAGCCACCACGTATTAGTCAATGACGTTCAACTGCACTATGTATCAGGTGGCCAGGGTAAGCCGCTAGTCCTCTTACCCGGCTGGCCGCAAACCTGGTGGAGCTACCACAAAATCATGCCCTTGCTGGCGGAGAGCTATCAGGTCATTGTGGTTGAGCTGCGCGGTATGGGAAGCTCGGATAAACC
It encodes:
- a CDS encoding sterol desaturase family protein, whose protein sequence is MTDIVQLLVDEFTGFFGIRHWMEMFRSGDYQSLLTWKGLQSALSPLIPILLLIELVRGGLYRTFKVENYKMPFLIYIVNRFISRYLSIGAVAYCIGLFEGHGLLKADLTWYWFIYGYIVWELAHFVYHYLGHKVRLFWCLHSTHHAPEDMNLSVTYAHFFLEAPYADIIRTTICLLLGVTPPLLFLIMFIDGTWGAFIHVGENLLKDGRLGFLNKILLTPSHHRVHHAKNPLYMDTNFCNLLPIWDKAFGTLQQEEKELKIEYGISRQIRRGHFGDAYFGEFYALFIDIKRAPGLVNKFLYIIMPPGWSHTGDHKTAKVVRHTYLQQATGEPAAPVS
- a CDS encoding RagB/SusD family nutrient uptake outer membrane protein, whose product is MKIVRYSLVVLALLTMGGCKEFLQENPTGFISPSSNVSSVKVARAYANAGYASLQGFLSGQPASYGGNTWNLLEFVTGKVNSDLGQTGFATFQKLAYNNSSFYFDTWWQQMYLGIGNCNLAIQSIPSINASGLTDEQKTNMLAEVHTLRALYYFQLVRMYGAVPSVTSTPTDLNLNVPRTPAKDIYDKIIIPDLLLAEKSTLPWQDNTGKVSMGAVESLLADVYLTYAGAAINGGAQFYAESAKRSLNVIQNGGYTLFPEYTDMINPANKNLGEFILQVQYAASVPSINPLTPLTIPNYSGISKYADEYGSVYPTDQFMKSFPAGDKRAQDRQFVYRSYPSLKTGETVTFRNTYIYKWFDVNAVTNTAKSDLNYTLYRLADVYLMYAEASNRAEGSPNAKAVDYVNKIRARAKLAPIGALSQTAFEQEVWLQRYFELCFENKMWFDMIRTRKVHNDVTGNWDDFVGHRTVFDATFTEKNLLFPVPLQELNVNPNLLPNNTGY
- a CDS encoding SusC/RagA family TonB-linked outer membrane protein, whose amino-acid sequence is MTIQKCICRIGRFTQFILLNVLLSKLLIVNAGVPTQRTTADILISGKVIDSETQTAVPGVNIIIKGTGTGTTTDTEGNYKISVPNTLATLVFSFVGYVSQEVKVGNRSTVNITLVSDAKALGEVVVIGYGTVKKSDLTGAVATIKGEELMDKPVPNVSQALQGKIAGVEVSVNSNAPGAAAKVRVRGLGSINSNIDPLYVVDGVIGVDGNSINPNDIASLEVLKDASSTAIYGARGANGVILITTKRGRSGAARVTYSGDVNVSELYRHVKTLNSDEFVQVYNQAFANGSKFDPNGATWTPLAPLDHAHFPLLFDTNNKPLYNTNWEKEVYKPAFSQNQNLNIQGGNDKTVYSLSLGYLDQNGLMINSGFKRYSVRLTLDNNVNKWLKIGGTVSVINSRQKVVSDGNGGLNVPRAVTEEVPIVPVKYPDGTWAGNNDIAGLEGAPNPVNTATNRYTLNNTLQALGNVYMLFHITKDLDFRTDLGYNVNYQKNNFFSSQNLPHISADQGGIAGITNNSTQYWQSENYLTWNKTINEHQHLTALLGASWQQYNQETNYVETQNFIDDIFQWHNLGSGSVKSSSTSSDYQWAMNSYYARLSYNLNEKYLFTATGRYDGSSKFGANNKYAFFPSAGAAWRVSEEDFLKGNKTITNLKVRASYGLSGNQEIGQYRSIAQIQPTNTILGGTQQSALLPSYLGNPNLKWEKSQQFDAGVELGIGEAINLTVDYYNRVTKDLLLQAPIPWSAGEQNANVYQNIGSVRNSGIEVSLNSTNIRKNNFTWTSSVVFASNRNRILKLNNGNADIFPGPNFLGQTNILRVGEPIGSLWGMTRLGTYGSNEADEAAKHNLKPGDRKYIYNADGSNYYSIIGRTTPKWTGVLSNTFKYGNWDLTADIRFVQGINTAATFKHSTEDRQTLANSLATVLDAWTPDHQNTMISQVRNYKFAQDSHFDTWWVEDGSFIRGQNFVLGYNFANSALQRLKVNRLRVYASVQNLFIITKYSGYDPEVDTFNAGYGSNSAFSQNLDFFSYPRPRVWNLGVNLTF
- a CDS encoding HupE/UreJ family protein, whose translation is MRNRLDQAIIQSFLLFVMVSAPCWGHGFGGNGLLHPLTGPDHVLAMLAVGIWSAQVGGLALYMVPGCFLGMMVVGGLVGLCQLVEQSSELMIALSVLVVGGAILLDRRISGWITSVGVGSFGFSHGLAHGLEMNQTVTPITYMIGFLITTLGLHLIGAVGALLLLEDKHGRRYIQLLGAGIGLLGVWLLLK
- a CDS encoding TetR/AcrR family transcriptional regulator, whose product is MKGTKEKLIEAAVVALNRDESATIEQIAAVAGVTRRTVHRYFNDRSTLVHECKQTMLRVCNLKMTEAYQSSQQPALQLENMFYAALEVGIQYSFVKKLFKRNQYTDLVDKHELAYDDVKANWFKLVERLQQQGAIDKKLSIPWIYNLFGGMVDIAIDAQQAGDVARNDIKTFSWTSFKGSIGLQ